In Pocillopora verrucosa isolate sample1 chromosome 13, ASM3666991v2, whole genome shotgun sequence, one genomic interval encodes:
- the LOC136277849 gene encoding uncharacterized protein yields MQRHGIEFFKGVPTHDDLTTWFGDKRGGILVLDDLMSEGGDDREIFNLFTQYSHHMNVTVCYLCQDMFPQGKYAKTISRNAQYIIAFKNPRDKVALRTLLLQIYPTKWLPVMDIYNACTDRPYGYLLFDVHPASRDSTRLLSHLLRHEGCVRCYREK; encoded by the coding sequence ATGCAACGCCATGgcatagaattttttaaaggagtGCCTACCCACGACGATTTAACAACATGGTTTGGAGATAAACGAGGGGGTATTCTTGTCTTGGATGATCTCATGTCGGAGGGAGGAGATGACAGAGAAATATTTAATCTTTTCACACAATATTCTCACCACATGAATGTCACCGTGTGTTATCTCTGCCAAGACATGTTCCCTCAAGGAAAATATGCCAAGACCATCTCTAGGAATGCGCAATACATTATTGCCTTTAAAAATCCTAGAGATAAAGTGGCGTTGCGCACCTTACTGCTACAGATATACCCGACCAAGTGGCTACCTGTTATGGATATATATAATGCATGTACGGACAGACCCTatggttatttgttatttgacgtACACCCTGCAAGTAGAGATTCTACGAGACTTTTAAGTCACTTGTTACGACACGAAGGGTGTGTACGCTGTTacagagagaaataa